cctcgatctcttgatccaaTTGAGGCCGAGGGAAAGTTctgtcaacacgacggcgtggtgacagtgatgatgaagttaccggcgcagggcttcgcctaagcactatgatgatatgaccgaggtgtgtaactgtggaggggggcaccgcacacagctaaaagatcaacttgtgtgttctagggtgccccctccccacgtatataaaggagggagggaggaggaggccggccaaggttGGCGCGCccaaaaggggggagtcctattccaagtaggattcggcccccccttttcctattcccacaaggagaagaggggaaggaggaggaggagagaagaaAAGGGGGGCACCCCCCCAACTCTAGTCCAATttggtttgggctaggggggcgcgcgccactccttggcctgcctcctATCTTCCACCACTAgacccatgaggcccaataacttcccgggggggggggggggaggggttccggtaacccccggtactccgaaacttatccgaaacgactcgaaccattccggtgtccgaatgtagccttccaatatatgaatctttatgtttCGACCATTTTGAGGCTcatcgtcatgtctgtgatctcatctgggactccgaacaaccttcggtcatcaaatcacataaactcataatacaaatcgtcatcgaactttaagcgtgcggaccctacgggtttgagaactatgtagacatgaccgagacacatctccggtcaataaccaatagcggaacctggatgctcatattggctcctacatattctacgaagatctttatcggtcaaaccgcataacaacatacgttgttccctttgtcatcggtatgttacttgcccgagattcgatcgtcggtattactatacctagttcaatctcgttaccggcaagtctctttactcgttccgtgatgcatcatcccgcaactaactcattagtcacattgcttgcaaggcttatagtgatgtgcattaccgagagggcccagagatacctctccgatacacggagtgacaaatcccaatcttgatctatgccaacccaacaaacatcttcggagacacctgtagagcatctttataatcacccagttacattgtgacgtttgatagcacacaaggtgttcctccagtattcgggagttgcataatctcatagtcagaggaacatgtataagtcatgaagaaagcaatagcaataaaactaaatgatcatttatgctaagctaacggatgggtcttgtccatcacatcattctctaatgatgtgatcccgttcatcaaatgacaacacatgtctgtggctaggaaacttaaccatctttgattaacgagctagtcaagtagaggcatactagggacactttgtctgtttatgcattcacacatgtactaagtttccggttaatacaattctagcatgaataataaacatttatcatgatataaggaaatataaataacaactttattattgcctctagggcatatttccttcagtctcccacttgcactagagtcaataatctagttcacatcaccatgtgatttaacaccaatagttcacatcaccatgtgattaacacccatagttcacatcgccatgtgaccaacactcaaagagtttactagagtcaacaatctagttcacattgctatgtgattaacacccaaagagtactaaggtgtgatcatgttttgcttgtgagagaagtttagtcaacggatctgccacattcagagccgtatgtattttgcaaatttctatgtttacaatgctctgcacggagctactctagctaattgctcccactttcaatatgtatctagatcgagactcagagtcatccagatcggtgttaaagcttgcattgacgtagcTCTTTAtgacaaactctttatcacctccataaccaagaaatatttccttagtcctctaaggataattttgaccgctgtccagtgatctactcctggattactattgtactcctttgccaaactcatggcgaggtacacaataggtctggtattcagcatggcatacttcatagaacctatgactgaggcatagggaatgactttcattctctttctattttcttccgtggtcgtgttttgagtcttactcaacttcacaccttgcaacacaggcaagaactccttctttgactgttccattttgaactacttcaaaatcttgtcaaggtatatactcattgaaaaaatcttatcaagcgtcttgatctatctctatagatcttgatgctcaatatgtaagcagcttcaccgaggtctttctttgaaaaaatcctttcaaatattcctttatgctttccagaaaattctacattattttcgatcaacaatatgtcattcacatatacttatcagaaaggctgtagtgctcccactcacttttgtAAATACAGGATTCACCGTAAGcctgtataaaactatatactttgatcaactcatcaaagcgtatattccaactccgtgatgcttgcaccagtccatagatggatcactggagcttgcacattttgttagcacctttaggattgacaaaaccttctggttgcatcacatacaactcttctttaataaatttgataaggaatgcagttttgacatccatttgccagattccataaaatgtggcaattgataacatgattcagacagactttaagcatcgatacgagtgagaaaaactcattgtattcaacaccttgaacttgtcgaaaaccttttgcgacaattcgagctttgtagatagtaacactactattaatgtccgtcttcctcttgaagatcctctcaatggctcgccgattatcgggcaagtcaatcaaaggccatactttgttttcatacatggatcccatcatTTCATGGCcacaagccatttcgcggaatctgggctcatcatcgcttcctcatagttcataggttcgtcatggtcaagtaacatgacctccagaacaggattaccgtaccactctggtgcggaccttaccCTGGTTAACCTatgaggttcgatagtaacttgatctgaagtttcatgatcatcatcattacatgcatatttggctggtggaggctctaagtttaattttgcataaagctatttttttcctacaacaaaggaataaattttatttttctaCCAAGTTGAATTACCcatattgagaaggtaaccccaactcaatcccaaaatcaccaaatcattaataacccaacaatttcattaaatagagtgatgagatcaaatcaataattcaagtatcagatactcaagatgtccataaccgggtgTTGAGGACACACATAACAGGTAGGCCCACGAAGGGTCAAAATATCATAAAGCATGGGGTCCACACAACATGTGGGTCCAGATAAATTTCATACAGACATACTATCACTCGGACAAGCAGCATACTATCCACTCGACCAAGCATCATACCATCCACTCGGATAACAGTTCACCACTCGACCGTACGACTCACTCGGGCATACGAAGACCAGCAGGCAGcaaagcaatcaaagcatcatTCTCATAGTGAAGGCTTGGTAGTGAGCTGGCATTATGACATTCATGCCCCACTTTGTAACATAGGAGGTGAGGGGGTggtgcactctatataagccacccccaccACTAGACAAAGGGCAGGTTCTCATTCTTCTCCCTCTACTCTCTCGCCATTAGTCTCAGGACTTACCTCTGGCATGGGGATCCGTTCCTCTCCCTCTCTCATTGTAATCTCCGGATGCATACTCAGATAAAACAAAGCTTCTCCGGAGCACGATACGTAGGGTTGTTATCTCCACCGTGAGAGGCCCGAACTCGCTAAAACCACCGTGTCACCCGTTTACAtcttgatagatcatgctcttttatCCTACCCCTCTCTTATTGTCGGAATCGTTCCCACGACAGTTGGCTCCCACCATGGGGCATGGCATCTATCAAACCATGGTGCAAATGGTTTTTCCTTCAATCTTCAACAACGGATGAACTACCATCGCCAGAGAAATTGGCCGCTAGAGCTCTGGTCATCGTGCAATTCGTACAAACAAAAGGATCAGGGAAGTATCCATTCGATCTAGTCTTTTTACAATACATTGTCTAACAATGAGTTTTTTCTTTTCCTCCTGTAGGATCAGACACACCCATGCATGATCGATCATGAAGCAGAGAGGAAGAGAAAAGGGCAAGTCGTTCCTCATCTTTCTTGCCTTCTCACAGGATCGTCATCAATGGCAACCGCCACAAACAGCCATTGGGGTGGGCCGTCCCGTCGTCTCCGGCGTCGGCTACGACACCATCGACGAGCTCGTGCAAACACCCTCCAGCGCCGCGTCTGCTGCATCGTCTCTGGCCTCGTCCATGACGCCGTCGACAAGCTCGTCCAAACGCCCTCCGGCGCAGTCCGCCGCGTTGCTTCCAGCCTCGTCCACGACACCATGGGCGAGCTCATACAAACGCCCTCCGGCGCGGTCCGCCGCTTCGTCTCCGGCCTTGTCTACGATGCCGTCGGCGAGCTCGTCCAAACGCCCTCCGGCCCGGTCCGCCGCGTCGCCTCCGGCCTCGTCCACGACACCATGGGCGAGCTCATACAAACGCCCTCCGGCGCGGTCCGCCGCGTCGTCTCCGGCCTTGTCTACGACGCCGTCGACGAGCTCGTCCAAACGCCCTCCGCCGCGTCACCTCCGGCCTTGTCGACGACGCTGTCGGCGAGCTCGTCCAAACGCCCTCCGGTGCGGTCTGCCACGCGAGCACGTACAAACAGCCACTGCCGCGGTCCGCCGCGTCGTCCCCTGCCTGTCTGCGACGTCCTCACACACGACCACCTCCTCCAGCCGGTGTCAATGGCTCTGCGGCTGGGTTTGCGTTTGTCACGCATGCATGCAGGCTCATGCATATCCCACCTGCATGCACGTTGAGAATGGAAGGAGAAGAAAGGAAATTGCTTTGAATGACGAATCAATGTCGATTAGTGCATGGCCTAAAGAAGGAAAGGAAATTGTTTGGGTcccgataactgccacacgtgtggtgtATCGGGTGGTTGTGCCGCATGCCTCGTGTGGCATGGATAAGAACCCGGCCGCACGACCGCGTCCGGGTGCGCAAAGCCACAACCCGCACGTCTAGTGTGTGGCAAACCCGCCCACACGTCCGGGCCAGACGACCACGCTGCCCGCACGACCCAGCCGTCCCGGCCTCCTTTCGATCCCCAGTCCCGACTGCCGCCATCGTCTCCCACCTCTCGATCCCCTACCTCCATCGCCGGCCTTCTCTGGTTGCCATGGCAACCAGAGCAGATCCGTAGGGCCTTCCCACCGCTAACCAcaccccctcccccacccccacccccactcCAACCCCGCCCTCCAAAGACAACCAGCTAAAAGCAGGTGAATCTCCGATCTCCTACTGCTTCTCATCCTTCTTCTGGGCAGAAAATTGCAAATTTACCAACGAAGGTGGCGACTGGATCCACGCTACCGGGCGAAACACTACATGGTTTTGTGTGTCTTCGCATTTGCCAAGCAGCATACACCAGATCTGCCATGTACTATGCTAGAGTTAAGCTTAAGTTCTCAGTTCGCTTGGTGCAAGTAATTGGTAATGAATGGATGTGTAGGAATCCCTAAAAAAAGGGAGATAAATGAGAAATTTGGAATAAAGGGGGTAGGAAAATTAGTTGCCACTTGTGTCTAACATCAGTTGCACCTATCGTTGCCGTTAACTGCCACCATGTTAACCTGTTGCTTGCCATCCTATTGTGATGGCTGTTGCCATCGAATCGAAAGGATAGCTGGCACCCAGATTTTAGAAAAGAGAGTGGATGTCCATGTCCTACTTGCCATGATGTGTTGGTTGCCTTCGCATAAAAATGTGATAAGACTGCCGTGTTATCTTGTACGTGCAAGCAGTAGAAGAATACTTTTTTTGCGGATTGTTGATGCGTTCTTGTTCATGAAGTGATTGAGAACACATTGTCAGAAACAAAACGCGGAAAGAATGAATCACGAAGATGGCGCTGATCCTTGGGTTTCTCAAAGGCCAGAAAAGCCCCCTTGGAATGCAACAGAGTACAGTCAACTCATTTCTGCAGGGCCGTTGCTGCCACTACTGGAGCAGTACGCAGGCATTGATATGATGAATGATAACAAAGAAAAGAACATTTGCCATGTTCGCGATGATGAAGATGACATTCTACTTATGTCCTACACTGTCATTTTTCGCAGGTTCTTATGACCAAAACACACTTAGGGGGGCACCATGGCAAGTTCAGTCACAGGGCGCTATCACTGACAAATGTACGGGGAGCCAACTTCAACTAGCTAATGTGGCAAATCAAGGTAACACATACGAAAATGAAACATACTGGTGTGGACATGAAAAATAAACTTGCAAAGGATGGCAAAAGACCCACGAGTTATGTCGGAAAAAATGCAGAACCTTCATGCAGCACGTGGCATTAGGCGGCACCCATGTACCTGCCATCGACGTCATACACAGGTGAGTCCATAAAAAAGTGCAGTTGCAGACGGTGAATTAGCAGAAGGAGCATAGTtgacaactgcagttgccatgactaaacaactgcagttgccatgccaggacaaactgcagttgccatgtatgaTCAAAAATGTGATTGTAATGTACAAACAACCGTGGATGGCAAGTGTGAACAAATCTGTGTGGCATGGTTGGACCACTGCATGTTCCATGTTGAAgaaactacagttgccatgcatTGACCAACTACTACCATGATTACAGGTTATTACGGTGGTGCTACCTCAGCAAACGTCTCATGGCAATCTTCACAGATTGCAGACAGAGCACATCAATTTGGTGTGACAGACCACACAAGATGGGCACATGCGGCACAACAAGGTAAGGAAATTTGAACCACAAAAGCAGAGCTGCATTTGTTTTTGTGGGAATAGCATGTGAGGAAAAGAAGATTTGTAGCAGTGATGGTGGAAAAAATCAAACAGAAAACGCTAACAAGTGGTCGTGTGCAATGACTCATATATTGTCTTCGAGATTTGCCAATTGCTAAAAGCATGTGTGCAGCATTAATGATTGATCGCATTTGCCTAGTGAGCTCAAGCCTAGAATACAAAGTTTTGATGCTAGAATATACTGGTTGCCATGTATTGGCAATAGTATTTGCCATGTACGTAGGACTGCAGCTGCCATTGATATAGAATCCAAGTTTTGGTACTGAAAGGAGCTGGCTGCCATGCATTGGCAACAATAGTTGCCATGTTTGTTGGACTGTAGCTGCCATGACTGgagaactacagttgccatgcatGTCCACATGCAGACTCACGGCTTGCTGTTTGAATGATGTCATGCCAAATCACTTGCAGTTTATGTACCCCGTTACGATAAACATGTCATTCAAGCAAAATCTTACGCTCGTACCTGTTTTTTTATTACAGGGCCTTCAACTACAATCAACAGTGGCGCGGGGACATCTACTGCGGGGAGCTCTGAGCGCACGGAAGACGCGTTCCACCAGCCAGCCAACAATCATGCTGCAAACAATGCCGAGTCAGAGTCGGAAATGGCAATCATTCCAGCAATGCCGACAAGCACACCTTTGAACACAAGCACTGGCAACACTCAAGTAGATGAAAGTGCCGCCGATACTGAAGTGAATGATGAAACTGATGACGAAGCACAAGGGGATGAAGATGGTGGGCAATCAGAGATCATGGTACCTCAGCCACCTTACGTTGGGCAGAGATTTGAATCGTTCGCAAAGGCAAAGGAATTCTACCAGACATATGCAAAGTTCCATGGATTTGCGGTCAACACCGAATACCATAGGAAAATTAAGAAAACTAATGAGTACAACAGAGGTGAGATGAGGTGCCACAAGGCACGAAGGAACAAGAAGGGGAAAGGTGTTGCGCTTGTCGTTCCGGAACGAAAGAGAGGTATCATTCTCAAGACGGAATGCCCTGCCCGGTGTAAGCTAAACGTAGATGGAGCACAGTGGGTGGTCACTGAATATTTTGACGAGCACAACCACAAACTCATAAAGAAGTTCGACCTCGTAAAATTTCTGACCGCCCACAGAGGATTCACCCCCCTCGAGAAGAAATCATAAAGCTGCTACATGATTGTAACGTCGGTCCATCAGGAATGGTCCAGATACTATCACTCATCCACAGCAAAAAAGGGACTTTGAGTAGCATGCCCTACATACCAGCTGACGTCACAAACCTAAAGGCAAAGTACCGTAGAGAGAGAAAGTTGGCTGACATAGAGGCCACAATGGCCTACTTCGATGAGAAAGCGAAGGAAGATCCAGATTTCTTCTACCGGATAAGATTGGACCATGAGGACCGTGTCAGGAACATGTATTGGGTGGATGGTGCTGCAAGAAGAGCCTACAAACATTTCCGAGATTGCATTTCATTCGACGCGACATATCTCACTAATATGTACAAGATGCCATGCGCTCCATTCATAGGAATAAATAACCACAATCAGTCGTTGCAGTTCGGATGCAGGCTCGTTCGGAACGAAGATACGGATGGGTACGTTTGGCTGTTCAAGACCTTCTTGGAGTGCATGGGTGGACTTGCTCTGATGAACATAATAACATACCAGGATTTTAGCATGCGTGCAGGCATAGAGGAGGTCTTTCCGTTGGCAGTGCACATGCACTGCAGGTGGCACATTATAAAGAAGGCTGAGGAGACACTAGGACCGTTCTTTGCTGACCGTCCAGACCTGCACAAGGCATTCGAGCTGTGCGTGGACCACAGCTTGACGGTGGAGGAGTTTGAAAGGAGCTGGATGGCTATGATTGAAAGATATCAAGTCCAAGTCCACGAGACGCTTGCTATCTTGTGGGAGAAGCGAATGTACTGGGTGCCGGCCTACTTCATGCAGTGCTTCTTCCCGTTTCTGCAGACTACACAGCGCAGTGAGGGGTTCAATGCTGTTTTGAAGCGGTACGTGAGCCCTGGCAACTCATTACTACAGTTTGCCAAGCAGTACACCGCTTTGCAACAAAAAATACTGGGATCCGAGCTACAGCAAGAAGCAAACACCGCGCTCAAGCAGCCAAAATTGCTAACGTATTTACCAATGGAGAGGCAGATGAGCAAGATATACACCAACACGATTTTAACAAGTAAGTCAGTTGTGTTACAATCTTATTTGCACAAATCATGAAGGTACCAGGTGCCATGTAGAATGCAATGCAGTTGAAATGCTTATTTGAAAATGATGATTGTGTTGAAAAGTAGCCATTAGGTACAGAGTAAA
This genomic window from Aegilops tauschii subsp. strangulata cultivar AL8/78 chromosome 4, Aet v6.0, whole genome shotgun sequence contains:
- the LOC109763296 gene encoding protein FAR1-RELATED SEQUENCE 5-like; this translates as MAYFDEKAKEDPDFFYRIRLDHEDRVRNMYWVDGAARRAYKHFRDCISFDATYLTNMYKMPCAPFIGINNHNQSLQFGCRLVRNEDTDGYVWLFKTFLECMGGLALMNIITYQDFSMRAGIEEVFPLAVHMHCRWHIIKKAEETLGPFFADRPDLHKAFELCVDHSLTVEEFERSWMAMIERYQVQVHETLAILWEKRMYWVPAYFMQCFFPFLQTTQRSEGFNAVLKRYVSPGNSLLQFAKQYTALQQKILGSELQQEANTALKQPKLLTYLPMERQMSKIYTNTILTSTRFQEEIKRASMYTAFQVNEHTFKVCSIMGMSDSEPEDPDKGRNYFVKASISEGEYYCQCCKFERDGIVCCHILKVMDLNAVTRMPHHFIRRRWTWDADDALAPQTSNVVLAVHDERPESTMEAVRHVVLTKNYAELIDEACKSDETAKVAEKHRKALKRELDEIKKRKAEEALHRFPRTSSVPSSTGPSSENSEVGSGTASTQT